Proteins co-encoded in one Metabacillus sp. KUDC1714 genomic window:
- a CDS encoding deoxynucleoside kinase has product MNIPFITVEGPIGVGKTSLSKAIADYYQFHLLKEIVDENPFLGKFYTNIDEWSFQTEMFFLCNRYKQLEDINKHYLQLNKSVVADYHIYKNLIFAKRTLKNEQYDKYLKIYNILTVDMPTPNLIVYLNASLETLLSRIANRGREIERNIDPNYLQQLSEDYEIAMTQWEKENPSVPVVRFNGDTLDFVQNKGDLSYIFKTLDQFLQKGAITNEFTR; this is encoded by the coding sequence ATGAATATACCCTTTATCACTGTTGAGGGCCCGATTGGTGTCGGGAAAACTTCATTATCAAAGGCAATTGCCGACTATTATCAATTTCATTTATTAAAAGAAATTGTTGATGAAAATCCTTTCCTTGGAAAGTTTTATACAAACATTGACGAATGGAGCTTCCAAACTGAAATGTTTTTTCTTTGCAATCGCTATAAGCAACTAGAGGATATTAATAAACATTATCTGCAATTGAATAAATCTGTTGTAGCAGATTATCATATTTATAAAAATCTTATATTTGCAAAGCGCACATTAAAAAACGAGCAGTATGATAAGTATTTAAAGATATACAACATCTTAACTGTTGATATGCCAACACCTAATTTGATTGTTTATTTAAATGCAAGTCTTGAAACTTTACTTTCTCGCATTGCAAATAGAGGACGAGAGATTGAACGTAATATAGACCCTAATTATCTTCAACAGCTTTCAGAAGACTACGAAATAGCAATGACTCAGTGGGAAAAGGAAAACCCCTCTGTTCCTGTAGTAAGATTTAATGGCGACACCTTAGACTTTGTACAAAATAAAGGTGACTTATCATATATATTTAAAACATTGGATCAGTTTTTGCAAAAAGGAGCTATCACAAATGAATTTACGCGATAA
- a CDS encoding glycoside hydrolase family 18 protein: MQIHIVQQGQTLYGIAQAYSSSVQEIVRTNEIPNPNNLVIGQAIVIPIRGRFYWVQPGDSLYKIGQTFGFSPIEIARVNNIPIDQPLSIGLRLYLPEKKERKVETNAYIEPRGTNVTPNLEQAARDAAPYLTYLGPFSFQIQRDGTLKEPLLNNFPQIAKQNKVTLMMAITNLENDQFSDELGRIVLTNMDIQNKLLNTIVTTAKKYGFRDIHFDMEYLRPEDREAYNQFLRKAKNRFNQEGWLLSTALAPKTSAGQKGRWYEAHDYKAHGEIVDFVVIMTYEWGYSGGPPMPVSPINSVREVLEYAISEMPSSKIMMGQNLYGYDWTLPFVQGGQYAKAVSPQQAIQLASKYNEQIEYDYEAQAPHFNYIDDNSKEHKVWFEDARSIQAKFDLIKELNLRGISYWKLGLAFPQNWLLITDNFEVEKK, translated from the coding sequence ATGCAAATACATATTGTCCAACAAGGACAAACGTTGTATGGTATAGCACAAGCATACAGTTCATCTGTACAGGAAATTGTTCGCACAAACGAAATACCTAATCCAAATAACTTAGTCATCGGGCAAGCAATTGTCATACCAATAAGGGGAAGATTTTATTGGGTGCAGCCAGGTGATAGTTTATACAAAATTGGCCAAACATTTGGCTTTTCTCCAATTGAGATAGCTAGAGTAAATAATATCCCAATAGATCAACCCCTTTCAATAGGATTAAGATTATATTTGCCTGAAAAAAAGGAAAGAAAAGTTGAAACAAATGCATACATTGAACCAAGAGGTACAAATGTAACTCCAAATTTAGAACAAGCAGCCCGGGATGCTGCACCATACTTGACATATCTAGGTCCATTTAGTTTTCAAATACAAAGAGATGGTACATTAAAAGAACCTTTATTAAATAACTTCCCACAAATAGCGAAACAAAACAAAGTCACATTAATGATGGCAATCACAAATCTTGAAAATGATCAATTTAGTGATGAACTCGGAAGAATTGTTTTAACAAATATGGACATTCAAAATAAACTTTTAAATACTATCGTTACAACAGCGAAGAAATACGGATTCCGAGATATCCATTTCGATATGGAGTACTTAAGACCAGAGGATCGGGAAGCGTATAATCAATTCTTAAGAAAAGCTAAAAATAGATTCAATCAAGAAGGCTGGCTCCTCTCTACAGCATTAGCTCCCAAAACAAGTGCAGGACAAAAAGGCCGTTGGTATGAAGCTCATGATTATAAAGCCCATGGAGAAATTGTTGATTTTGTTGTAATAATGACATATGAATGGGGCTATAGTGGAGGTCCTCCAATGCCAGTTTCACCGATTAATTCTGTAAGAGAAGTACTAGAATATGCAATATCAGAAATGCCTAGTAGCAAAATTATGATGGGTCAAAACCTATATGGCTATGACTGGACTCTACCATTTGTCCAGGGCGGACAATATGCGAAAGCAGTTAGCCCCCAACAGGCCATTCAACTAGCTAGTAAATATAATGAACAAATTGAATATGATTATGAAGCTCAAGCTCCACACTTTAATTACATAGATGATAACAGCAAAGAACATAAGGTCTGGTTTGAAGACGCAAGATCTATTCAAGCAAAGTTTGATTTAATTAAGGAACTTAATTTACGAGGAATCAGTTACTGGAAGCTAGGTCTAGCTTTTCCACAAAACTGGCTGTTAATAACTGATAACTTTGAAGTTGAGAAAAAATAA
- a CDS encoding isochorismatase family cysteine hydrolase, with amino-acid sequence MEGQTKQALLIIDMINNFQFEHGPILAKRANDISLRILALKKNLKSNGCPIIYVNDHYELWQADFQRIAKKCRNTLSEKIIHTIYPEDDEYFLIKPKHSAFYGTALNTLLYSLNIKRLIITGIAGNICVLFTANDAYMRGYDITIPSDCIASNDEEDNQFALKMMKNTLKASIVNSENVKLN; translated from the coding sequence ATGGAAGGTCAAACAAAGCAAGCACTTCTTATCATTGATATGATAAATAATTTTCAATTTGAGCATGGTCCTATTTTAGCAAAACGAGCAAATGATATCTCTCTTCGTATCTTAGCTCTAAAAAAGAATTTAAAAAGTAATGGTTGTCCGATTATCTATGTGAATGATCATTATGAACTTTGGCAGGCAGATTTTCAAAGGATTGCCAAAAAGTGTAGAAATACATTAAGCGAAAAGATTATTCATACCATATATCCTGAAGACGATGAATATTTCCTAATTAAACCTAAACATTCCGCATTTTATGGAACAGCATTAAACACACTACTTTATAGTTTAAATATAAAAAGGCTTATTATTACGGGCATCGCGGGCAATATTTGTGTTCTATTTACAGCAAACGATGCATATATGAGAGGATATGACATTACAATTCCTTCTGATTGTATTGCATCTAATGACGAAGAAGATAATCAATTCGCTCTTAAAATGATGAAAAATACACTTAAGGCTTCAATTGTAAATAGTGAAAATGTAAAATTAAATTAA
- the tadA gene encoding tRNA adenosine(34) deaminase TadA: MYNDKYFMNLAIEEAKKAQDIGEVPIGAVIVLDGKVISSGFNLRERDQRSIAHAEILAIDKACKVLGTWRLEEAILYVTLEPCPMCAGAIVLSRVKRVVYGAADPKGGCAGTLMNLLQDQRFNHQVDITKGVEEEACGRLLSEFFKEIRQRKKKK, translated from the coding sequence ATGTATAATGATAAGTATTTTATGAATTTAGCAATAGAGGAAGCAAAAAAGGCTCAAGATATTGGTGAGGTTCCAATTGGAGCAGTCATTGTTCTCGATGGGAAAGTTATATCTTCTGGTTTTAATTTGCGTGAAAGAGATCAACGTTCAATTGCTCATGCAGAGATTTTGGCGATTGATAAAGCCTGTAAGGTTTTAGGTACATGGAGATTAGAGGAGGCAATACTTTACGTAACATTAGAGCCTTGTCCAATGTGTGCTGGTGCAATAGTTCTTTCGAGGGTAAAACGTGTCGTATATGGAGCAGCAGATCCTAAGGGTGGATGTGCTGGAACATTGATGAATTTATTACAAGATCAAAGATTCAACCATCAGGTGGACATTACAAAGGGTGTCGAGGAAGAGGCCTGTGGTAGGTTGTTAAGTGAATTTTTTAAAGAGATAAGACAAAGAAAAAAGAAAAAATGA